The Chloroflexota bacterium genome has a window encoding:
- a CDS encoding ABC transporter ATP-binding protein, translating to MHNGYLLRVENLHLQRQEKKILRGVTFEIAPWQVFALLGRNGSGKSSLAYTLMGCAGYSPSEGRILFNGQDITNLSITERARLGMTLAWQEPARFEGLKVKDYLALGMKEPLRERMEAALNAVALSPLSYLERTVNDALSGGERKRIELAAVYAMHPRLAILDEPDSGIDVLSLDDIARLIRRLAAEGTSVLLITHRNEMVSVADKAALMCAGEILRVGKPQAMCDYYTSRCQPCVTAEAVEPVGDEYERF from the coding sequence ATGCACAATGGCTATCTTTTGCGCGTGGAGAATCTCCATCTGCAACGACAAGAGAAAAAGATCCTGCGCGGCGTAACTTTTGAAATTGCGCCCTGGCAGGTATTTGCACTCCTGGGCCGCAATGGCTCAGGTAAGTCCAGCCTGGCTTACACCTTGATGGGTTGTGCGGGATATAGCCCTTCCGAGGGACGCATCCTCTTCAATGGCCAGGACATTACCAACCTCTCCATTACCGAACGCGCACGGCTAGGCATGACCCTAGCGTGGCAAGAACCTGCCCGCTTTGAGGGACTGAAGGTAAAGGACTATCTCGCGCTGGGAATGAAGGAACCATTGCGGGAGCGGATGGAAGCGGCACTGAACGCCGTAGCTCTCTCTCCGCTCTCCTATCTGGAACGCACCGTCAACGATGCCCTTTCCGGTGGCGAACGGAAGCGCATCGAACTGGCTGCCGTCTATGCAATGCACCCGCGTCTAGCCATCCTCGACGAGCCCGATTCGGGCATTGATGTGCTTTCGCTGGATGACATTGCCCGTCTGATTCGCCGCCTGGCTGCAGAGGGAACTTCTGTGCTGCTCATTACACACCGCAACGAGATGGTATCGGTGGCTGATAAAGCAGCGTTGATGTGCGCAGGCGAAATCCTGCGCGTTGGAAAACCGCAGGCGATGTGCGACTATTACACCAGCCGTTGCCAGCCGTGTGTGACGGCCGAAGCCGTGGAGCCCGTCGGAGATGAGTATGAGCGATTTTGA
- a CDS encoding SufD family Fe-S cluster assembly protein, translated as MSMSDFEAILKAYERSGGNPHFLKSSRVASLVVSGNRILGANEVAGIHLISEPLPDGVRVKVVIEPGIKLDTPAHLCFGVIPTEGTQRILSEFEIGAGAKADFIAHCTFPNAKRIVHLMEAQIHVGRDAQMKYSETHYHGEEGGAEVLPKAQIVVDEGGQYTAEFTLTTGRVGKLDLDYVVDVGAHGVAELTTKAYGYGTDTISVKETIHLNGEAARGLAKARIAVRDQATSEVIGTTEGNAPFARGHVDCIEIVRDKAIANAIPVVKVTDPRAYVTHEAAIGTVDKKELETLMARGLDEETAVDVIIRGMLR; from the coding sequence ATGAGTATGAGCGATTTTGAAGCTATCTTGAAAGCCTATGAGCGCTCAGGGGGCAATCCTCATTTCCTCAAGTCATCGCGTGTGGCCAGCCTGGTCGTCAGCGGCAATCGCATCCTGGGTGCAAACGAAGTCGCTGGGATTCACCTCATCTCTGAACCATTGCCAGATGGAGTGCGGGTCAAAGTAGTAATTGAACCAGGGATCAAACTGGACACCCCGGCCCATCTCTGCTTTGGAGTGATCCCGACGGAAGGCACGCAGCGCATCCTATCCGAATTCGAAATTGGCGCAGGGGCCAAAGCGGATTTCATCGCTCACTGCACCTTCCCCAATGCCAAGCGCATTGTGCACCTCATGGAAGCGCAGATCCATGTAGGCCGCGACGCTCAAATGAAATACTCCGAGACTCATTATCACGGTGAAGAAGGGGGCGCCGAAGTGCTGCCCAAAGCCCAGATTGTCGTAGATGAAGGTGGGCAGTATACAGCAGAATTCACATTGACCACCGGTCGTGTGGGCAAGCTAGATCTGGATTACGTAGTGGACGTAGGCGCCCACGGAGTGGCTGAGCTGACCACCAAAGCCTATGGCTACGGTACAGATACCATCTCTGTGAAAGAAACTATCCATTTAAATGGCGAGGCGGCGCGTGGCCTAGCTAAGGCACGCATTGCTGTGCGCGATCAAGCCACCAGTGAGGTAATCGGCACAACCGAAGGAAACGCCCCCTTTGCTCGTGGCCATGTGGACTGCATCGAAATTGTACGCGATAAAGCGATAGCCAATGCCATCCCCGTGGTCAAGGTAACGGATCCCCGTGCGTACGTAACCCATGAAGCAGCCATTGGCACCGTGGACAAGAAGGAACTGGAGACATTGATGGCTCGCGGTCTGGATGAGGAGACCGCTGTGGATGTGATTATCCGAGGCATGTTACGGTAG
- a CDS encoding macro domain-containing protein yields MSCKPIRKRAASAPQLATSCAAIALHNIHAVGPIYRGGTQGEAENLASAYRYSLELASKHGIKSAEGIGLARQQGNLENMSS; encoded by the coding sequence ATCTCGTGCAAACCTATCAGGAAACGGGCAGCATCAGCGCCACAGCTCGCCACATCCTGCGCCGCCATCGCCCTCCACAACATCCATGCCGTGGGTCCCATCTACCGCGGTGGAACGCAAGGGGAGGCAGAGAACCTGGCCAGTGCTTACCGTTACAGCCTGGAACTGGCTTCCAAGCACGGCATCAAGAGCGCTGAAGGAATTGGTTTAGCACGGCAACAGGGCAACCTAGAGAACATGAGTTCTTGA